The Bacillus spongiae DNA window CAGAAGTTCCAGTGACAAATTACCATCGTGACGAAATTTTATCTGGAGAGGATTTACCTATTGCTTATGCTGCCTATAGTTCAAACTTTCGCTCTGAGGCAGGTTCTGCTGGAAGAGATACTAGAGGTTTAATACGTCAACATCAATTTAACAAAGTAGAATTGGTACGTTTTGTGAAACCAGAGGATTCTTATGATGAACTAGAAAAATTAACAGGGCATGCAGAAAGAATTCTTCAACTTCTTGGTCTTCCATATCGAGTAATGAGTATGTGTACAGCAGATTTAGGCTTTACGGCTGCCAAGAAATACGATATTGAGGTTTGGATTCCAAGTTATAGTACGTATAGAGAAATTTCTTCTTGCTCTAATTTTGAGGCTTTCCAAGCACGTCGTGCAAACATTCGTTTTCGTCGCGAAACGAATGCAAAGCCTGAACATGTTCATACATTAAATGGCTCTGGATTAGCCATAGGAAGAACAGTTGCAGCGATATTGGAGAACTATCAACAAGAAGATGGTACGATTATTATTCCTGATGTTCTTCGTCCATATATGGGAAGAAAAGAAGTCATTCAACCTTGAGCCTAGAGAAAAAAAGAGGAGAAATAATTTTCTCCTCTTTTTTTATGAAAACATGTTGACTATTAAATTAATATTTGATATTATAGTTTTTGTCAGAACGGAGGAATACCCAAGTCTGGCTGAAGGGATCGGTCTTGAAAACCGACAGGCGGGTTAAACCGCGCGGGGGTTCGAATCCCTCTTCCTCCGCCATTATTACTAACAACCATTGCGCATAAATGTTTGGAGATGGAATTCGTTACTGCTAAGCAGATAACGAATTTTTTTATATTTAATTGTCAGAGTACATAGAAAAAGTCGCCAAGGATTTGGCGACTTATTTTTTTAGGATACGTGACTGTTCAATCATATAGCTAATTCGTTCAATAATTGGTTCGATTGAACCTTCATCTTGCACTAAGTCATATTCGTTAATGTTTAGGCGAAGAACAGGGCATGCATTAAATGAATTAATCCAATTCTCATACCGTTGATGCATTTCCTCCCAGTACGCTGTTGGTGTTTGTTGTTCCATTGGTCGACCACGTAATTTAATCCGATCGATAATATCCTCTAGGGATCCTTCTAAGTAAATTAAAAGATCAGGATGTGGAAAATATGGAGTCATTACCATTGCATCGAATAGGCTAGTGTAGGTATTGTAATCTATTTCAGACATTGTCCCTTTTTCATAATGCATGCGGGCGAAGATACCTGTATCTTCATAAATAGATCGATCTTGGATAAAGCCTCCACCATATTCA harbors:
- a CDS encoding deoxynucleoside kinase — translated: MNLREKYGIPSNAVITIAGTVGVGKSTMTNGLADGLGFRTSFEKVDTNPYLDKFYNDFKSWSFHLQIYFLAERFKEQKRIFEYGGGFIQDRSIYEDTGIFARMHYEKGTMSEIDYNTYTSLFDAMVMTPYFPHPDLLIYLEGSLEDIIDRIKLRGRPMEQQTPTAYWEEMHQRYENWINSFNACPVLRLNINEYDLVQDEGSIEPIIERISYMIEQSRILKK